One genomic region from Pseudoduganella lutea encodes:
- a CDS encoding ABC transporter ATP-binding protein, producing the protein MNTSVVALKGVTRSFGGRSVLRGVDWRIGRGEVVGLLGRNGAGKSTLIECMLGLRETDAGIGGGNGENSITLFGEPAGDLSAAARARIGYVPQRSDLFEWLTPDQLLAYFRTLYPRWNDYKVENLLARWGFDPATRGQRIGRLSAGQQQRLSIIRALAPEPDLLVLDEPVASLDPVGRRDFLRELVDDVIERGTTVLFSTHILSDLERIAVDVAFLKDGRIALQAPLDELLEGTRRVSGDARALATLQLDQELGRVRHDNGAFSIVARLSAQESVRLLASPGVRLDPVSLEDLFEEVTR; encoded by the coding sequence ATGAACACATCCGTGGTGGCATTGAAGGGAGTAACGCGATCGTTCGGCGGCCGTTCCGTGCTGCGCGGCGTCGACTGGCGGATCGGTCGCGGCGAGGTGGTCGGCCTGCTGGGCCGCAATGGCGCCGGCAAGTCGACGCTGATCGAATGCATGCTGGGGCTGCGCGAAACGGATGCCGGCATCGGCGGTGGCAACGGCGAAAACAGCATCACGCTGTTCGGCGAACCGGCCGGCGACCTGTCGGCGGCGGCGCGGGCGCGCATCGGCTACGTGCCGCAAAGGTCCGACCTGTTCGAGTGGCTCACGCCCGACCAGCTGTTGGCCTACTTCCGCACGCTGTACCCGCGCTGGAACGACTACAAGGTGGAAAACCTGCTGGCGCGCTGGGGCTTCGACCCGGCCACGCGCGGGCAGCGCATCGGCAGGCTGTCCGCAGGCCAGCAGCAGCGCCTGTCGATCATTCGCGCCCTGGCGCCGGAGCCCGACCTGCTGGTGCTCGATGAACCCGTCGCCAGCCTCGACCCCGTCGGCCGCCGCGACTTCCTGCGCGAACTGGTCGACGACGTGATCGAGCGCGGCACCACGGTACTGTTCTCGACACACATCCTGTCCGACCTGGAGCGGATCGCCGTGGACGTGGCGTTCCTGAAGGACGGGCGCATCGCGCTGCAGGCGCCGCTCGACGAGCTGCTCGAGGGGACCCGCCGCGTCAGTGGCGATGCGCGCGCGCTGGCCACCTTGCAGCTCGACCAGGAACTGGGCCGCGTGCGGCATGACAACGGCGCGTTCAGCATCGTGGCGCGGCTGTCCGCGCAGGAATCCGTACGGCTGCTGGCGTCGCCCGGCGTGCGGCTGGATCCGGTATCGCTGGAAGACCTGTTCGAAGAGGTGACGCGATGA